The following DNA comes from Streptomyces sp. NBC_00273.
CCGAGGCGCGCGGCCACGGCGAGGCTCTTCTTGTTGCCGGAGGCCGCGTGCCACTCGACGCGGTGCATGCCGCGCTCGCCGAAGGCGTAGTCGATCAGGACCTGGCAGGCCTTGGTGACCAGGCCGCGGCCGGCCGCGTCGGGCTCCAGCCAGCAGCCGATCTCGCAGTTGCCGTAGTGCGCCTCGAACGTCCGGAAGAGGACCCCGCCCACCAGGGTGCCGTCAAGCCGGATGCCGAAGAACCGGGCGCCGTCCTCCCCCGCCGTCGCCGCGTACTTGGCGAGCAGGGCCCGGGCGGAGTCGAGGTCCGTGGTCCGGTCCGGGAAGCCGACGTACTGCCCGATGAATTCGCGTCCGCGCTCGATGTGCGCGAAGAACTCCTGGGCGTGCCGGGCCTCCAGCGGGAACATCTGGGCGTCTTCGGCCAGGTCTATCGAGAACATGCTCGGTCTTCCTTGGGTCTCGGGCGGCGGGTGGCCGGATCACCGGGAGGTGGTGGCGGACTCGGCGCTGTCCTCGCTCGTGGCGAGGTCCTCGGCGGGCCGCTGCTTCGGAAGTCTTGCATGCGGGCGGTGTTCGGGGGGCTCGATGCTGATCCGGGGCAGGCGCCGGTCGAGCCAGGCGGGCAGCCACCAGTTGGCCCCACCGAGCATGTGCATCAGGGCCGGGACGAGGAGGGTGCGCAGCACGAAGGCGTCGAGGGCCACGGCCGCGGCGAGCGCGATGCCGAACATCGCGATGATCCGGTCGCCGCTGAGCACGAAGGCCAGGAAGACGGAGATCATGATGACGGCCGCCGAGTTGATGACCCGGCTGGTCTCGGCGAGGCCCACGCGCACGGCCCGCCGGTTGTCGCCTGTCTCCAGCCACTCCTCGTACATCCGGCTGACGAGGAAGACCTGATAGTCCATCGACAGTCCGAAGAGGACGGACACCATGATCACGGGCAGGAAGGGTTCGATGGGGCCGGCACTGCCCAGACCCAGCAGCTCGCTGCCCCAGCCCCACTGGAAGATCGCGACCACGACGCCGAAGGAAGAGGCGACGGCGGCGACGTTCATGGCCGCCGCCTTGAGCGGGATGCCGATGGACCGGAAGGCCAGCAGCAGGAGCACGCAGCCGAGGGCGATGACCACGCCCACGAAGAGCGGCAGCTTCCCGATGATGACCTCGGCGAAGTCGTCGTAGGCGGCCGTCACACCGCCGACGTGGACCTCCATGGAGTTGCCGTGCCCGGCGGCCGGGATGACGTCCTGGCGGAGCCTGTCGACGAGGTCGCTCGTGGCCCGGGACTGCGGGGCGGAGTCCGGTACGACGGTCAGTACGGCGGTGTCGCCGCTGCGGTTGAGGACGGCGGGGCCGGTGGAGGCGACGCCCTCGGTCGTGCGCAGTGCCTGCGCCAGCTGGTCCACGGCGAGCCGGTCGCCGGCGCCGTCCAGCCGGGCGACGACGGTGAGCGGACCGTTGGTTCCGGGGCCGAAGCCCTCCGCCAGCAGGTCGTAGGCCTGCCGGGTGGTGGAGGTGGCCGGATTGTTGCCCTGGTCGGACGTGCCCAGATGGAGGAAGAGGGTGGGCAGGGCCAGCACCAGCATGACCGCGGTGGCGACGGCCCCCAGCAGCTTGGGGTGCCGCTCGACGAAGACGGACCAGCGGACGGCGAAGCCGGAGGTCTGCTCGGGGCGCGGCCCCTCGGCGGCGAGCTTGCGGCGCTCGCGGCGCGAGAGGGCGCGCATGCCTATGTACGAGAGGAGGGCGGGCAGCAGGGTGACCGAGGCGGCGACCGTCAGGACCACCGTCACGGAGGCGGCTATCGCGACGCCGTTCAGGAAGTTCAGCCGCAGCACCAGCATGCCGAGCAGTGCGATGCAGACGGTGGCACCGGCGAAGACGACGGCCCGGCCGGTGGTGGCGACGGCGTTCGCTGCCGCCTCCTCGACCGTGCTGCCCCGCGCCAGGCCCTTGCGGTGCCGGGTGACGATGAACAGCGCGTAGTCGATGCCCACGCCGAGGCCGATGAGGGTGCCGAGCATCGGGGCGAAGTCGGCGACCGGCATCGCGTGGCCGAGCAGGGTGATGCCGAAGTAGGCGGTGCCCACGCTGACCAGGGCGGTCGCGATGGGCAGCAGGCTCGCGGCGAGCGAGCCGAAGGCGAGGAAGAGGACCAGGGCCGCGACGGCGACACCGATGACCTCGGCGAGGTGCGCGGTGGGGGCCTCGGTGAGCTGGATGGCGCGGCCGCCCAGTTCGACCTGGAGACCGCCGGCCTCGGTGGTGGGGTTCTTCGCCGCGTCGACGACCGCCCTGGCCTGGGCCTTGGGTACGGAGTCGGCATGCTGGTCGAAGGTCACCACTGCGTAGGCGGTGCGCCCGTCGGGGCTGATCCGGGCAGCGCTCTCGGGGGCGGGGCCGTAGGGTCCGGCGACCGATCCGACGCCGGGGAGCCCGGCGACGGCCTCCAGTGCCGCGGTCATGCGCTGCTCGATGTCCGGGGTGCGGACGTTCTGCCGGTCCGGGGCCCGCCACACGATGGTGTCGGTGTCGCCGCCCTGGCCGTGGAATGCCTCGCGCAGGAGGGCGTTCGCCTTGCCGGACTCGGTGCCGGGGACCTCGTAGTCGTTGGAGAACGCCGACCCGGTGGTCACTGCGGCCGCCGCGGTCCCGCCGAACGCGAGCAGCCAGATCAGGACGGCGAGGAGGCGGTGGCGCATGCACCAGCGTGCGATTACAGCCAACGGACGTGCTCCCTGGTGGTTCGGATCTTTACCGGGAGGCAGCCCGTCGCAAAGAACGCATGAACGCGTGAAGGCCCGGCCGAAGGGCCCGGGGGATCACCACGGGAAGGCTCGGCGCAGAGGGTCTACACCCTCCACGATCTCAGCGTTTCGTGATCGTTGGCCCCTTTCGTGTGCATCGTCACAGTGCGGGGGACCCGGCCTCCAGCTGGGTTTCGGGCTCGTCCACCCGGTAGCCCGGGATCGAGGGCCACCGGACGGTGAGGACGACGGCGTCCTCCTCCGCGTACCAGGAGTGGTCGACGCCGCGCCCCCAGAGCACGTAGTCCCCCTGCTCGGCGAGGACGACGGTGCGACCGGGGAACTCCAGCCGGAAGCGTCCGCTGATCAGCACCAGCAGTGCGGTGCGCTTCTCGGCGGTCGCCCACCGCTCCCGCTCGTCGCCCTTCGGGTGGACACCCCATTTGATCTCCACGTCCTGGCTGTGGCGGGGATCGGAGGGGTCCTTGAAGTGGCCGAGGAGCCAGCCGCGGTCGGCGGCGGCGTCGGGGGTGGCCTTACCGGTGTAGATGGTGGAGTCGTGGTTCACCAGGTGAGGCTAATGCAGTTGTGGCGCCCGCCCGACACTGGTGAGCTGGGACGATGACGATCGATCTTGATGAACTG
Coding sequences within:
- a CDS encoding MMPL family transporter, coding for MAVIARWCMRHRLLAVLIWLLAFGGTAAAAVTTGSAFSNDYEVPGTESGKANALLREAFHGQGGDTDTIVWRAPDRQNVRTPDIEQRMTAALEAVAGLPGVGSVAGPYGPAPESAARISPDGRTAYAVVTFDQHADSVPKAQARAVVDAAKNPTTEAGGLQVELGGRAIQLTEAPTAHLAEVIGVAVAALVLFLAFGSLAASLLPIATALVSVGTAYFGITLLGHAMPVADFAPMLGTLIGLGVGIDYALFIVTRHRKGLARGSTVEEAAANAVATTGRAVVFAGATVCIALLGMLVLRLNFLNGVAIAASVTVVLTVAASVTLLPALLSYIGMRALSRRERRKLAAEGPRPEQTSGFAVRWSVFVERHPKLLGAVATAVMLVLALPTLFLHLGTSDQGNNPATSTTRQAYDLLAEGFGPGTNGPLTVVARLDGAGDRLAVDQLAQALRTTEGVASTGPAVLNRSGDTAVLTVVPDSAPQSRATSDLVDRLRQDVIPAAGHGNSMEVHVGGVTAAYDDFAEVIIGKLPLFVGVVIALGCVLLLLAFRSIGIPLKAAAMNVAAVASSFGVVVAIFQWGWGSELLGLGSAGPIEPFLPVIMVSVLFGLSMDYQVFLVSRMYEEWLETGDNRRAVRVGLAETSRVINSAAVIMISVFLAFVLSGDRIIAMFGIALAAAVALDAFVLRTLLVPALMHMLGGANWWLPAWLDRRLPRISIEPPEHRPHARLPKQRPAEDLATSEDSAESATTSR
- a CDS encoding signal peptidase I, with the translated sequence MNHDSTIYTGKATPDAAADRGWLLGHFKDPSDPRHSQDVEIKWGVHPKGDERERWATAEKRTALLVLISGRFRLEFPGRTVVLAEQGDYVLWGRGVDHSWYAEEDAVVLTVRWPSIPGYRVDEPETQLEAGSPAL
- a CDS encoding GNAT family N-acetyltransferase — its product is MFSIDLAEDAQMFPLEARHAQEFFAHIERGREFIGQYVGFPDRTTDLDSARALLAKYAATAGEDGARFFGIRLDGTLVGGVLFRTFEAHYGNCEIGCWLEPDAAGRGLVTKACQVLIDYAFGERGMHRVEWHAASGNKKSLAVAARLGMTRDGVMRENYLHRGVRQDTEVWSILSHEWAGTRSA